A region from the Vulpes lagopus strain Blue_001 chromosome 5, ASM1834538v1, whole genome shotgun sequence genome encodes:
- the ATF4 gene encoding cyclic AMP-dependent transcription factor ATF-4 — MAEMSFLSSEVLVGDLMSPFDQSGLGAEESLGLLDDYLEVAKHFKPHGFSSDKAKAGSSEWLALDGLVSASDNGKEDAFSGTDWMVEKMDLKEFDFDTLFSIDDLETMPDELLATLDDTCDLFDPLVQETNKEPPQIVNPIGHLPESLPKTDQIAPFTFLQPLPLSPGALSSTPDHSFSLELGSEVDISEGDRKSDSTAYITVIPQCIKEEDAPSDNDSGICMSPESYLGSPQHSPSTSRGSPNSLLSPGSLCGSARPKPYDPPGEKTAKVKVEKLDKKLKKMEQNKTAATRYRQKKRAEQEALTGECKELEKKNEALKERADSLAKEIQYLKDLIEEVRKAREKKRVP, encoded by the exons ATGGCCGAGATGAGTTTCCTGAGCAGCGAGGTGTTGGTGGGGGACTTGATGTCCCCCTTCGACCAGTCGGGTTTGGGGGCTGAGGAAAGCCTAGGTCTCTTAGACGACTACCTGGAGGTGGCCAAGCACTTCAAACCTCATGGGTTCTCCAGCGACAAGGCTAAGGCGGGCTCCTCCGAATGGCTGGCTTTGGATGGGTTGGTCAGTGCCTCAGACAACGGCAAGG AGGATGCCTTCTCCGGGACAGATTGGATGGTGGAGAAAATGGATCTGAAGGAGTTTGATTTTGATACTCTGTTCAGTATAGATGACCTGGAAACCATGCCAGATGAGCTTTTGGCCACGTTGGATGACACGTGTGATCTCTTTGACCCCCTAGTCCAGGAGACTAATAAGGAGCCCCCTCAGATCGTGAACCCAATTGGCCATCTCCCAGAAAGTTTACCAAAAACAGACCAGATTGCCCCCTTTACCTTTCTGCAACCACTTCCACTCTCCCCAGGGGCCCTGTCCTCCACTCCAGATCATTCCTTTAGTTTAGAGCTAGGCAGTGAAGTGGATATCTCTGAAGGAGATAGAAAGTCAGATTCTACTGCTTACATTACAGTGATCCCTCAGTGCATAAAGGAGGAAGATGCCCCCTCAGATAATGACAGTGGCATCTGTATGAGTCCTGAGTCCTATCTTGGGTCCCCCCAGCATAGCCCTTCTACCTCCAGGGGCTCTCCAAATAGCTTGCTGTCTCCAGGTTCCCTCTGTGGTTCTGCCCGCCCCAAACCCTATGACCCCCCTGGAGAGAAGACCGCAAAAGTAAAGGTTGAGAAACTagataagaaactgaaaaaaatggagCAGAACAAGACAGCAGCCACTAGGTACCGCCAGAAGAAGAGGGCAGAGCAGGAAGCCCTCACTGGTGAGTGTAAAGAACTGGAAAAGAAGAACGAGGCTCTGAAGGAGAGGGCAGATTCTCTAGCCAAGGAGATCCAGTATCTGAAAGATTTGATAGAGGAGGTCAGAAAGGCCAGGGAGAAGAAAAGGGTCCCCTAG
- the MIEF1 gene encoding mitochondrial dynamics protein MID51 — MAGSGERKGKKDDNGIGTAIDFVLSNARLVLGVGGAAMLGIATLAVKRMYDRAISAPTSPTRLSHSGKRSWEEPNWMGSPRLLNKDMKTGLSRSLQTLPTDSSAFDADTFCPPRPKPLARKGQVDLKKSRLRMSLQEKLLTYYRNRAAIPAGEQARAKQAAVDICAELRSFLRAKLPDMPLRDMYLSGSLYDDLQVVTADHIQLIVPLVLEQNLWSCIPGEDTIMNVPGFYLVRRENPEYFPRGSSYWDRCVVGGYLSPKTVADTFEKVVAGSINWPAIGSLLDYVIRPAPPPEALTLEVQYERDRHLIIDFLPSVTLGDTVLVARPHRLAQYDNLWRLSLRPAETARLRALDQADSGCRSLCLKILKAICKSTPALGHLTASQLTNVILHLAQEEADWSPDMLADRFLQALRGLISYLEAGVLPSALNPKVNLFAELTPEEIDELGYTLYCSLSEPEVLLQT; from the exons ATGGCAGGCTCTGGTGAGCGCAAAGGCAAGAAGGATGACAATGGCATTGGCACAGCCATCGATTTTGTGCTCTCCAATGCCCGGCtggtgctgggggtgggtggagcaGCCATGTTGGGCATCGCTACACTGGCAGTTAAGCGG ATGTACGATAGGGCAATCAGTGCCCCTACCAGCCCCACCCGCCTGAGCCATTCAGGGAAAAGGAGCTGGGAAGAACCGAACTGGATGGGCTCCCCCCGGTTGCTGAATAAAGACATGAAGACAGGCCTGAGCCGGTCCCTACAGACACTTCCCACAGACTCCTCAGCCTTTGACGCAG ATACATTCTGCCCACCCCGGCCCAAGCCATTGGCCAGGAAGGGCCAGGTAGACTTGAAGAAGTCACGACTCCGCATGTCCCTGCAGGAGAAACTTCTTACTTACTACCGGAACCGGGCGGCCATCCCTGCTGGCGAGCAGGCTCGGGCCAAGCAAGCTGCCGTGGACATATGTGCCGAGCTCCGGAGCTTCCTGCGGGCCAAATTGCCTGACATGCCACTTCGGGACATGTACCTGAGTGGCAGCCTCTATGATGACCTGCAG GTGGTGACGGCTGACCACATCCAACTCATCGTGCCCCTTGTGTTGGAGCAGAACTTGTGGTCATGTATCCCCGGTGAGGACACCATCATGAATGTCCCTGGCTTCTACCTGGTTCGTCGTGAGAACCCAGAGTATTTTCCTCGTGGTAGCAGTTACTGGGACCGCTGTGTAGTAGGGGGCTACCTTTCCCCAAAGACAGTGGCAGACACATTTGAGAAGGTAGTGGCTGGCTCCATCAATTGGCCAGCCATAGGGTCCCTCTTGGACTATGTGATCCGACCAGCACCACCCCCAGAAGCCCTGACTTTGGAAGTGCAGTATGAGCGTGACAGGCATCTTATCATTGACTTCCTGCCATCAGTGACCCTTGGCGACACCGTCTTGGTAGCCAGACCACACCGGCTGGCGCAGTATGACAACCTATGGCGGCTGAGCCTGCGTCCCGCAGAGACGGCACGCCTGCGGGCTTTGGACCAGGCCGACTCGGGCTGCCGATCGCTGTGCCTCAAGATCCTCAAGGCCATATGCAAGTCCACTCCAGCTCTGGGCCATCTCACTGCCAGCCAGCTCACCAACGTCATCCTCCACTTGGCCCAGGAGGAGGCTGACTGGTCTCCAGACATGTTGGCCGACCGATTCCTACAGGCCCTGAGGGGACTCATCAGCTATTTGGAGGCTGGAGTCCTGCCCAGTGCCCTAAACCCCAAGGTGAACTTATTTGCAGAGCTCACTCCTGAAGAAATAGATGAATTGGGATATACTCTCTATTGCTCATTGTCAGAGCCAGAGGTGCTGCTGCAGACGTAG
- the LOC121491570 gene encoding MIEF1 upstream open reading frame protein translates to MAPWSREAVLSLYRALLRQGRGLRYTDRDFYLASIRREFRKNQKLEDPEARERQLEKGLVFLHNKLGGII, encoded by the coding sequence aTGGCCCCATGGAGCCGAGAGGCGGTGCTCAGTCTGTACCGGGCCCTGCTGCGCCAGGGTCGTGGGCTTCGCTACACTGATCGAGACTTCTACCTTGCCTCCATCCGCCGTGAGTTCCGGAAAAATCAGAAGCTAGAGGATCCTGAGGCCCGGGAGAGGCAGCTGGAAAAGGGCCTAGTCTTCCTCCACAACAAATTGGGGGGGATTATTTAG